One window of the Saccopteryx bilineata isolate mSacBil1 chromosome 2, mSacBil1_pri_phased_curated, whole genome shotgun sequence genome contains the following:
- the SERPIND1 gene encoding heparin cofactor 2, which produces MKCPFQLLIVSLILTSVCGNNDLVDQLEKGEKGPNLSMPLLPADFHKENTVTNDWITEGEEDEDYLDLEKLFSEDDDYIDIIDVVSPTDSEASSGNILQLFQGKSRIQRLNILNAKFAFNLYRALREQASTSENIFIAPVGISTAMGMISLGLKGKTHEQVHSILHFKDFVNASSKYEIMTIHNLFRKLTHRLFRRNFGYTLRSVNDLYIQKQFPILNDFKTKVKEYYFAEAQAADFSDPAFISKTNNNIVKLTKGLIKDALENIDPATQMMILNCIYFKGSWVNKFPMEMTHNHNFRLNEREVVKVPMMQTKGNFLAANDQELDCDVLQLEYVGGISMLIVVPHKLSGMKTLETQLTPQVVERWQKSMTNRTREVLLPKFKLEKNYNLVEALQSMGVTALFDKNSNMTGISDHRITIDLFKHQGTITVNEEGTQAAAVTTVGFMPLTTQVRFTVDRPFLFLVYEHRTSCLLFMGRVANPTKS; this is translated from the exons ATGAAATGTCCGTTCCAACTCCTCATTGTTTCTCTCATACTAACATCTGTATGTGGAAACAATGACCTGGTGGATCAgcttgagaaaggagaaaaaggtcCTAATCTGAGCATGCCACTTCTCCCTGCTGACTTCCACAAGGAAAACACAGTCACCAATGACTGGATCacagagggggaggaggatgaGGATTATCTGGATCTCGAGAAGCTATTCAGTGAAGACGATGACTACATTGACATCATCGACGTGGTTTCGCCAACAGATTCAGAGGCCAGTTCTGGGAACATCCTCCAGCTGTTCCAAGGCAAGAGCCGGATCCAGCGTCTTAACATTCTCAACGCAAAATTCGCTTTTAACCTTTACCGAGCACTGAGGGAGCAGGCCAGTACTTCCGAAAACATCTTCATAGCCCCTGTGGGCATTTCTACCGCCATGGGTATGATTTCCTTGGGCCTGAAGGGGAAGACTCATGAACAAGTGCActctattttgcattttaaagactTTGTCAATGCCAGCAGCAAGTATGAGATCATGACCATTCATAATCTCTTCCGTAAACTGACTCATCGACTCTTCAGGAGGAATTTTGGATACACATTGCGGTCAGTCAATGACCTTTACATCCAGAAGCAATTTCCAATCCTGAATGACTTCAAAACTAAAGTTAAAGAATACTACTTCGCTGAGGCCCAAGCAGCTGACTTCTCAGATCCTGCCTTCATatcaaaaaccaacaacaacattGTTAAGCTTACCAAGGGCCTCATCAAAGATGCTCTGGAGAATATAGACCCAGCTACTCAGATGATGATTTTAAACTGCATCTACTTCAAAG GATCCTGGGTGAATAAATTCCCAATGGAAATGACCCACAACCACAACTTCCGGCTGAATGAGAGAGAGGTGGTCAAGGTTCCCATGATGCAAACCAAGGGGAACTTTCTGGCAGCTAATGATCAGGAGCTGGACTGCGATGTCCTGCAGCTGGAGTATGTGGGGGGCATCAGCATGCTAATCGTGGTTCCACACAAGCTGTCTGGAATGAAGACCCTTGAGACACAACTGACGCCGCAGGTGGTGGAGAGATGGCAGAAAAGCATGACAAACAG AACTCGAGAGGTGCTCTTGCCCAAATTCAAGCTGGAGAAGAACTACAACCTGGTGGAAGCCCTGCAGTCAATGGGGGTCACAGCGCTCTTTGACAAAAATAGCAACATGACGGGAATCTCTGACCACAGGATCACCATTGACCTG TTCAAGCACCAAGGCACCATCACAGTGAACGAGGAGGGCACCCAAGCTGCCGCTGTTACTACGGTGGGGTTCATGCCGCTGACAACCCAAGTCCGTTTCACTGTTGACCGTCCCTTCCTATTCCTCGTCTATGAGCACCGTACCAGCTGTCTGCTCTTCATGGGGAGAGTTGCCAATCCCACCAAGTCTTAA